In Halobacteroides halobius DSM 5150, the genomic window TTTTCTGAATTGGATAATAAGCGTTGTGCACAATTGCTAAATACAGTCAGGGACAAGATTCAGACCTTTATTACAAGTACTAATCAAAGAGAGCTAAATTCAGAAAAAGTAGGAATAAATGATTATAATTTATATAAAATTAACAACGGTAAAGCAATAGAGGTGTGATTATGGCTGAATCAATAAAAAAATTGCTAGATGATACTTTGAATAAATTAGGATTATCTCGTAGATTAAAAGAAGAAAAAGTTTTAAATTTATGGTCACAGCTAATAGGCGATAAGATCGGTGCTCATACTCAGGCTAAGTATATTAATTGCGGGGTATTATTTGTAACAGTAGATAATTCTACCTGGGCCCACCAATTATTATTTATGAAAAAGAACCTAATCCAGAAAATCAATCAAAAAATGGGCCAACAGATTGTAAAAGAAATTAGATTTCAGGTAGGAAAATTAAATAAAGAAGCAGTTCAAGATTTTTCTGATTCAGATCCATTAGAAGATATAGAGTTAACCTCTAATGAATTAAATAAATTACAAGAAATAACTAATCAAGTTGAGGATAGTGAAATTCGCGATAAATTCTTTAATTTATTGATTAATGATCAAAAGAGAAAAAAATGGCAGAAGATAAATGATTGGCATCCTTGTCCAGATTGTTCAGTTTTGATCTCTCCTGAGGAAGATAAATGTTATATTTGTCAGACTAAAGAAAAAAGGGTAAATACTAAAGAAGTAAAAGAGTTATTAGTTAGCAGCCCTTGGTTAAGTTATCAGGAGATAATTGACTATTTTCCTCAATTAAGCAAGGATGATTTTCAACTTGTAAAACAGGAAATGATTGAAGAATTAGAAGTTAAGATTGATAATTTAACTATTCAAGTATTAAAGAGTGAAATAAACCAACAAAAATTAAGAGTAATATTTCAAAAATATGTAATGCTAGAAACAGGAGTTACCCCGGATAATTTAACTGATAGATTAATAAAAAAAATTATTGGGGGCAATAAGATGAAAATTTATCGTAGTTTATAGTAATTATTTGATTAAGCTATTCAGGGAGGGGATACCTTTGTTACACTTAGGGGGTGGCTATACCATACCTGCTAAAGATGTAGTTATGATAGCTGATTGGGAATCAACAA contains:
- a CDS encoding DUF721 domain-containing protein: MAESIKKLLDDTLNKLGLSRRLKEEKVLNLWSQLIGDKIGAHTQAKYINCGVLFVTVDNSTWAHQLLFMKKNLIQKINQKMGQQIVKEIRFQVGKLNKEAVQDFSDSDPLEDIELTSNELNKLQEITNQVEDSEIRDKFFNLLINDQKRKKWQKINDWHPCPDCSVLISPEEDKCYICQTKEKRVNTKEVKELLVSSPWLSYQEIIDYFPQLSKDDFQLVKQEMIEELEVKIDNLTIQVLKSEINQQKLRVIFQKYVMLETGVTPDNLTDRLIKKIIGGNKMKIYRSL